A window of Variovorax sp. HW608 genomic DNA:
GCACATGATTCATGCGAAGATGAGCCAATGGAAGAATCCATCGAGCTTGATTCTCTTGATCGGCGCATACTGGCTGTCCTGCAGACACACGGGCGGATCTCGTTCGATGAACTCGGCAGCCAAGTCGGGCTGTCGGCCTCCGCAGCCCTGCGACGTGTCAGGCGGATGGAAGAAACGGGCGTCATCGTTGGCTATGCGGCGCTGGTTCGTGCGCGCCGCGTGGGGCTCAATCTGACCGCCTACATCAACGTGAGGCTGGAAAAGCACAGTGGCCGGAGCAAACGAACACCCATGGACGACTTCGCCGCAGAAATAGCGACATGGCCTGAAGTGGTGGAATGTGTTTCCCTGAGCGGTGACATGGACTTCCTGCTCAAGGTGGTGGTTGCGGACATGGACCACTACACCCGGTTCGTCATGGATACGCTCCTGAAGCACCCAAGCGTGCAGGATTGCCGCACGAGCTTTGTCATGCGCCCGCTCAAATCGGGCGTTTCGATGGTCTAGTGGCGCATGATTCCAGCGCGGGCGGCACCCCTCCGGCCGGTATGACGTCAGCAACGTAGTTCACCAGAGCTGCCTGCTGGCGCGGGCGACGGCGCGCTGACCGCGCACCTGCCCGGGTTCAGCCCTGTTCGGCCACGCGCAGCCTCTTTGCCAGCGCCTGCAACAGCTTCCAGGCGATGGCACCGTTGCGTTCGATCAGAGGGCGGAACTCCCAGAAGGTCAGGCCGTAGCACACCAACTCGGTGGTGGCGACGACGGTGGCCGAGCGCGGCCCGCCGTCGATCAGCGCGATCTCGCCGAAATGATCGCCCGCGCCCAGCGTGTTGATCGCCACGCCCTTGCTCGACACCGTGGCCTCGCCGGACTCGATGATGAAGAATGCAGCCGCGCCCGAACCCTCGCGGATGACGGTCTCGCCCTGGGCGAAATGGCGCTGCTTCAGCAGCCGCGCAATCTGCTCGGTCTGGCGCCGGTCCAGATCGGCGAAGAAGCGCACGCGCTGCAGCGCGCCCACCGGGTCGCGCGGCGGTGGGCCAGGCGGTGCAGCCCCGCTGCGTGACTGGCCGGTGGTCACGGCGCGGCATTGCAGCAGGTACAACGCGCCGTCCTGCATCGCCCATTCGATGTCGCGGCGCGGGCCATAGGTCTTTTCGCACTGCAGCGCCAAGCCGCCGAGCGATGCCAGCTGCGCATCGTCCAGGCACAACTGCGTCACCTGCGCCGCCGGCACCGGCTCTTCGAAGGTCCCGCCGTTGGGCAGCGAGCGCACGGCGATGCGCTTACGTCCGGGCTTGCGCTCCAGCACCAGGCCGGCGCGGTCGAGGCGGAAGTGGTCGGGTACCACCAGGCCGGCAACCACCGCTTCGCCCAGGCCCCAGCTGGCCTCGATCAGGCGCTCGTCAGCGCCGGTGACGGGGTGTTCGGTGAACATGACACCGGCCACATCGGGATTGAGCAGCGTCTGCACCACCACGCCGACACTGGGCCTGGTGAACAGCCCCACCTTCTGGCGGTAGGTGATGGCCGAATCCGAATTGGCCGACCACCACACCTCGCGCACTGCGTCGGGCACGTCGGCGCGCGTGTGCACATTCAGCACCGTCAGGTGCTGGCCGGCAAAGCTGGCTGCAGCGCCGTCTTCATCGACGGCCGAGGAGCGCACGGCGAACGGCGCCGGCAGC
This region includes:
- a CDS encoding Lrp/AsnC family transcriptional regulator translates to MEESIELDSLDRRILAVLQTHGRISFDELGSQVGLSASAALRRVRRMEETGVIVGYAALVRARRVGLNLTAYINVRLEKHSGRSKRTPMDDFAAEIATWPEVVECVSLSGDMDFLLKVVVADMDHYTRFVMDTLLKHPSVQDCRTSFVMRPLKSGVSMV
- a CDS encoding PEP/pyruvate-binding domain-containing protein, which encodes MKQHVVPFAKARDAALFGSKAVGLGDAVHHGLAVPPGVALSGDLVEAVAGGDEKAIERLAAAIAELPAPFAVRSSAVDEDGAAASFAGQHLTVLNVHTRADVPDAVREVWWSANSDSAITYRQKVGLFTRPSVGVVVQTLLNPDVAGVMFTEHPVTGADERLIEASWGLGEAVVAGLVVPDHFRLDRAGLVLERKPGRKRIAVRSLPNGGTFEEPVPAAQVTQLCLDDAQLASLGGLALQCEKTYGPRRDIEWAMQDGALYLLQCRAVTTGQSRSGAAPPGPPPRDPVGALQRVRFFADLDRRQTEQIARLLKQRHFAQGETVIREGSGAAAFFIIESGEATVSSKGVAINTLGAGDHFGEIALIDGGPRSATVVATTELVCYGLTFWEFRPLIERNGAIAWKLLQALAKRLRVAEQG